The Vidua chalybeata isolate OUT-0048 chromosome 6, bVidCha1 merged haplotype, whole genome shotgun sequence genome has a segment encoding these proteins:
- the LOC128790012 gene encoding alpha-1-antiproteinase-like, protein MKMLLFLCLLLVGIHSNIYCYEPYQQGVRNQNQRAQENQNMPLQSVRNSVCRFACCFYKDISSRENNGNVFFSPLSISTAFAMLTLGARSDTLTQILRVLCFNPRQISENDIHEGYRQLMQMVNRRNGGLQLNMGNVLFVLDRLKPQEKFLSNLRNFYEGEAYPMNFKKADQAQLKINEYVARRTNGKIKDLVNNLDPLTEILLISYIYFNAEWEKPFDPKYTKMSKFFADGNKVVEVPMMFGMGMFKHGYDEQLSSTVVQMDYKGGASAFFILPDRGRMRKLEKRLSCEHLSRWMTLVTKSSVNLYLPKFTLYGTYNLKDILYKMGIMDLFTDKADLSGITGQPQHRISQAIHKAVIKVDETGTEAAAATGMEIVPMSVPVTIRFDRPFLMVITMENTILFMGKIVNPLKKN, encoded by the exons atgAAGATGTTGCTTTTCCTGTGTCTTTTACTTGTTGGAATCCATTCCAACATTTATTGCTATGAGCCTTATCAACAAGGGGTAAGAAACCAGAATCAAAGAGcacaagaaaaccaaaacatgcCATTGCAGAGTGTAAGGAACAGTGTTTGTCGATTTGCATGTTGTTTCTACAAAGATATTTCTTCTCGTGAAAACAACggaaatgttttcttctctcctttgaGCATCTCTACCGCCTTCGCAATGCTGACTCTGGGTGCCAGATCAGACACCCTGACACAGATTCTTAGGGTCCTTTGCTTTAACCCTCGTCAGATTTCTGAAAATGACATACATGAAGGTTATCGTCAACTCATGCAAATGGTAAACAGAAGGAATGGGGGGTTACAGTTGAATATGGGAAATGTTCTGTTTGTGCTTGATCGACTGAAGCCACAAGAAAAATTTTTAAGTAATCTCAGAAACTTCTATGAAGGAGAAGCTTATCCTATGAACTTCAAGAAGGCTGATCAAGCCCAACTAAAGATCAATGAATATGTGGCAAGaagaacaaatggaaaaatcaaGGACCTTGTAAATAACCTAGATCCACTCACTGAAATTCTCCTTATTAGCTATATCTATTTTAACG CTGAATGGGAAAAACCTTTCGATCCAAAATACACTAAAATGAGCAAATTTTTTGCGGATGGGAACAAGGTTGTTGAAGTCCCGATGATGTTTGGAATGGGCATGTTCAAGCATGGCTATGATGAGCAGCTGTCTTCCACTGTGGTGCAAATGGATTACAAAGGAGGTgcttcagcattttttattcTGCCTGATAGAGGAAGAATGAGGAAGCTGGAGAAAAGATTGTCTTGTGAACATTTGTCAAGGTGGATGACATTAGTCACAAAAAG CTCAGTAAATTTGTATCTTCCGAAATTCACGCTTTATGGGACATATAACCTAAAAGATATCTTATATAAAATGGGCATCATGGATCTGTTCACGGATAAGGCTGACCTCTCTGGGATcactgggcagccccagcacagaaTTTCCCAG GCTATTCACAAGGCTGTGATAAAGGTGGATGAGACTGGCACCgaagctgcagctgccacaggcaTGGAAATAGTGCCTATGTCCGTTCCAGTTACCATTAGGTTCGACAGGCCCTTCCTAATGGTCATAACTATGGAGAACACTATACTCTTCATGGGAAAAATTGTGAaccctctgaaaaaaaattaa